A portion of the Acidobacteriaceae bacterium genome contains these proteins:
- a CDS encoding bifunctional rhamnulose-1-phosphate aldolase/short-chain dehydrogenase, with product MQQGNNTGQLKFLEDRWDDAVAAKLDAPELLRYRSNLLGSDLRITNFGGGNTSSKLETIDPVSQQPVKVLWVKGSGGDLGSIKRAGFATLYLDRLLQLEKQYKGVAEEDGMVALYPLVTFNNNPTAASIDTPLHGFLPFEHVDHLHPDWAIALAASANGKAKMEEFNKEFGHKLAWLPWQRPGFELGMMLRRIVEETPGCDGVVLGGHGLFTWGDTQRECYLNTITIIDQLGQFIERHSLREGHKSFGGAKAETRTDRSEIAAALMPVLRGAVSRKQRWIGSFSDTEQVLRFVNSDHAEPLAHLGTSCPDHFIRTKIRPMFLKWNPSGDAAELASIVETALETYRAEYAQYYTRHALPESPAQRDASPTVVLVPGVGMFTFGKNKTEARLTGEFYINAIGVMEGAGALGGGVKCEDVPQAGPAASADQFTVFENYVALPPSEAFRIEYWALEEAKIRRQPPEKQLSRKIALIVGGGSGIGREVALLAAERGAHVVVADRDVAGAERVAEECKAIAGKEAVAFTSIDITKREAIREALAATVKAFGGLDIVVNTAAIFPSSPSGVISDDQWGLTLDINVTSNFRLAEECNTLLKKQGVPATLVLTSSANAVVPKRGSEAYDVSKAALSHLVRELAVGMAPLVRVNGISPATVVKGSTMFPRDRVKASLAKYNIPFAESASDDDLRDALAEFYAQRTLTHVPIDPKDNAEAILFLAGPLSRCTTGHLIPVDGGLIEAFLR from the coding sequence GTGCAGCAGGGAAATAACACCGGACAACTGAAGTTTTTGGAAGATCGCTGGGACGACGCCGTAGCCGCAAAACTGGACGCACCTGAGCTGCTCCGCTACCGCTCGAACCTCCTCGGCTCTGATCTCCGCATCACCAACTTTGGCGGCGGCAACACGAGCTCCAAGCTGGAAACCATTGACCCCGTCTCGCAGCAGCCTGTGAAGGTGCTCTGGGTCAAGGGCTCCGGCGGCGACCTCGGCTCCATCAAGCGCGCCGGCTTCGCTACGCTCTACCTCGACCGTCTGCTCCAGCTAGAAAAGCAGTACAAGGGCGTTGCGGAAGAAGACGGCATGGTCGCGCTCTATCCGCTCGTCACCTTCAACAACAACCCGACCGCAGCCTCCATCGACACGCCGCTGCACGGCTTCCTTCCGTTCGAGCACGTCGACCATCTTCACCCCGACTGGGCCATCGCCCTCGCGGCGTCGGCCAACGGCAAGGCCAAGATGGAAGAGTTCAACAAGGAGTTCGGCCATAAGCTCGCCTGGCTCCCCTGGCAGCGCCCCGGCTTTGAGCTGGGCATGATGCTTCGCCGCATCGTTGAAGAAACCCCCGGCTGCGACGGCGTCGTCCTCGGCGGCCACGGCCTCTTCACCTGGGGCGACACGCAGCGCGAGTGCTACCTCAACACCATCACCATCATCGACCAGCTCGGCCAGTTCATTGAGCGTCACAGCCTCCGCGAAGGCCACAAGTCCTTCGGCGGTGCGAAGGCGGAGACCCGCACCGACCGCAGCGAAATCGCGGCAGCGCTTATGCCCGTTCTGCGTGGCGCGGTCTCGCGCAAGCAGCGCTGGATCGGCTCCTTCTCTGACACCGAGCAGGTTCTGCGCTTCGTCAACTCGGACCATGCCGAGCCGCTCGCGCACCTTGGCACCAGCTGCCCCGACCACTTCATCCGCACCAAGATCCGCCCGATGTTCCTCAAGTGGAACCCCTCTGGCGATGCGGCAGAGCTTGCCTCCATCGTGGAGACCGCGCTCGAAACCTACCGCGCCGAGTACGCGCAGTACTACACCAGGCACGCTCTGCCGGAGTCGCCCGCGCAGCGTGACGCCAGCCCCACCGTCGTGCTCGTTCCCGGCGTTGGCATGTTCACCTTCGGCAAGAACAAGACCGAAGCCCGTCTCACCGGTGAGTTCTACATCAACGCCATCGGTGTCATGGAAGGTGCAGGCGCGCTCGGCGGCGGCGTGAAGTGTGAAGACGTTCCGCAGGCAGGTCCGGCTGCCAGCGCCGACCAGTTCACCGTCTTTGAAAACTACGTCGCCCTCCCACCCAGCGAGGCTTTCCGCATCGAGTACTGGGCACTGGAAGAAGCGAAGATCCGTCGCCAGCCACCCGAGAAGCAGCTCAGCCGCAAGATCGCTCTCATCGTCGGTGGTGGCAGTGGCATCGGCCGTGAAGTAGCTCTGCTGGCTGCAGAACGCGGCGCACACGTCGTCGTCGCCGACCGCGACGTCGCTGGGGCGGAGCGCGTTGCGGAAGAGTGCAAGGCCATCGCCGGCAAGGAAGCCGTCGCCTTCACCTCCATCGATATCACGAAGCGCGAAGCCATCCGCGAAGCCCTCGCCGCAACGGTGAAGGCCTTCGGCGGCCTCGACATCGTCGTCAACACTGCGGCCATCTTCCCGTCGTCGCCCTCGGGCGTTATCAGCGACGACCAGTGGGGCCTCACGCTCGACATCAACGTCACCAGCAACTTCCGCCTCGCGGAAGAATGCAACACGCTGCTCAAGAAGCAGGGTGTGCCCGCAACGCTGGTGCTCACCAGCTCTGCAAACGCCGTCGTGCCCAAGCGCGGCAGCGAGGCCTACGACGTCAGCAAGGCTGCGCTCAGCCACCTCGTGCGCGAGCTCGCCGTGGGGATGGCTCCGCTCGTTCGCGTCAACGGCATCAGCCCCGCAACCGTCGTCAAGGGCTCCACCATGTTCCCGCGTGACCGTGTGAAGGCTTCGCTCGCGAAGTACAACATTCCCTTCGCGGAATCAGCCAGCGACGACGACCTCCGCGACGCTCTCGCCGAGTTCTACGCGCAGCGCACCCTCACCCACGTCCCCATCGACCCCAAGGACAACGCGGAAGCGATCCTCTTCCTCGCTGGTCCGCTCTCCCGTTGCACCACGGGCCATCTCATCCCCGTGGACGGCGGCCTCATCGAGGCCTTCCTGCGGTGA